The segment CAAAACATATTTACTTCAAATAATTTACTTTTACTGTTTGACCTTAAAATAATACTAACGGCTCCTACCCATAATGAGAGAGACAAGGGAATGAGATTAGGCAATGCCGTTTTTCATCTCATATCATCCTCAACCAAACCTCCCTCTAGGGTTTACTCTTCCAATCTCTGCCGCCATTTTCTCTCGCACTTCcgcttctcctcctcttccgtCGCGGTCATGCCTGGTTCCGATCCATCAGAGATTCAATGGCCAGCGAGGAGAGTCAGAGACACTTATTTCGATTTCTTCAAGGGGAAAGGTCACAAGTTCTGGCCATCAAGCCCCGTCGTTCCCCACAATGATCCTACTCTTCGCTAACGCCGGTACCAAACTCCGATCGCCAATTCGACGACATTAGAATAGTTAGCTGTGGGATTCGGATTCTATTGAATCAGTATATGATACTGATTGTATAGCATCGCGATGCATTGATTCTCGATTGTCAGTTGATAGTAATTGATAAGACTTTGTAGGTTGGGAGGTTCATATACTGTTGACTCTTAGCTTTCTTGATATGTCTATTGAATTAGGTTAGTCTCGTAGCGGACACTGCTTGTGGAGTTAAGTTGAGTGGTTTATTCATTGTTCTTGAAGCTTTGGGAGATTTTTATGTACTGGCGATAACTAGAACAAACCGATATTTTTGGGGACAGCTGACCCAAATACGGAGCTCAGCAAGCTAACCAGGGCGTGTAACACACAGAAGTGTATTCGAGCTGGTGGGAAGCATAATTATCTAGATGATGTGGGGAAAGATACTTACCATCACGCCTTCTTTGAAATACTTGGTAACTGGTCATTTGGTGATTATTTCAAGAAGGAAGCCAGTGAATGGGCTTGGGAGCTTTTAACTAAGGTAATTAGAACAACTGGGTGTCTTGTTTTGAAATACTCTAGGGTTTAAAGAGTACATCGTCTCTTCCCACACGTTAGGGCATGTATCAACTGGTGTCTTGTTTCTCCTGCGATTGTATGTCACAGTTTTGTGAagtgtttattttctttttatttgggGTCCTTGTAACAGTATGTCATAGTTTTGTTAAGCGATTCCTCTATTGTCATTTGAGTGGTTGAATTTGTGCCTCAGGTTTATGGGCTACCAACGGACAGAATTTATGCTACCTATTTTGGCGGTGATAAGAAAGCTGGCCTCCAACCTGATAATGAGGCTCGAGATATATGGTTAAAGTTTCTTCCACCTGGACGTGTGCTACCTTTCGGTTGCAAGGTATGTTTGCTTAACTACTCCTATAAAGAAAATcatttgattaaataaatataaacaacttttcatttctttttaacCTTTAGATGAACATCAAAAATaaaggttttgtttttgtttaatttaggTGATTAGACCTTTTAAGAAAAGTCAAAATAATTTTCAGTGGATTCGTTATTGAAGATAAATAACATTTAATCTGTGATCTATTTTTTCTCCCGCTAGATCTTGATTCTCACTTCCTAAGGTTTATTCAGAACTACGAATGTTTATTGTATGTTAATGATAACTACTGTCAAGCTTAAGCTTGAATACATTTTTGTGGGAAGAATAGGCTATCAAGTTTCGGTGGTTCACAGGCtccaaaaacgaattttatgaTTTCCAATACTAAAAATTTATATTGCTATTGTTCTTTCATTTAACTTTTGGTAAAACTGTAGGACAACTTCTGGGAAATGGGAGACACAGGTCCGTGTGGACCTTGTACTGAGATACATTATTATCGTGTTGGTAACCACGATGCAGCATCATTAGTTAACAATGACGATCCAacttgtttggaaatatggaatCTTGTTTTTATTCAGGTACCAACCCAATTTTCCCTATTTGTAATTTAGTTCCATTTTATTAATCTTTGTCTAGGTACCAACCCAATCTCTGTTCAATTTTCCCTAGTTGTTTCTTCAATGAATTTATATATCATGTACTGGAAGTTTATATAACCCCTTAATCGCATTGTTATGGCTTCTTTAGCTTTGCTATTATACTCAATTGTTTTCTCTAATGAGGCCTGTTATGTATGATTTCAAAATAGTTCAACAGAGAAAGTGATGGTTCTCTAAAACCTCTGCCTGCTAAGCATGTCAATAACGGAATGGGTTTTGAGAGATTAACTTCTGTTCTTCAGAACAAAATGAGCAACTACGATACAGATGTGTTCATGCCTATCTTTGATGATATTTAAAAGGTAATTTGTGTAACCTTCTGTTGAAGTTTTATGACATTCTGTTCATAAATCGAGTTACTATTTCGTAGCTCCTCTTAGGGGTGCTTTCCTTGTCTTATCTAGTACTATCATCGTTTTAGTTTATCTATTGTCAAGTGGATTATGGGTCTTGGTAATTTTAGGACCATGTTTGCCTATCTGATGTATGAGAGGTTACAGGTATTCACCTTTTATCTGACACTCCGTCAATTGTTTTCGATGTTTCTGATTTATTGAATTGAGGTATAAATATAATGATCAAGGTGTCATAAAATGGATATGTGGAGATCATTTTCTTGTTTGCTGTGTAGTTTTTCATGTATTTTTCTGACAGAGAATAAAAAAGAGTTCGGATTGGTACTTTTTTCCCCCAGTTGCTGTGAATCTTAAGTTGACGTGTTTGATTTCACGCTTTTAGGCCACAGGAGCTAAGCCATATTCTGGAAAAGTTGGTCTGGAAGATGTGGACAGAGTTGACATGGCATATAGAGTCGTTGCCGATCATATTAGAACACTTTCATTTGCTATTGCGGACAGTTCTCGACCTGGTATGgccctgatttttttttgtctcatttACGTTGATGATACACAACAAAACATTTGCCAAATGTCTTAGTATTCAATCATTTACTTCAACTCATACTTTacgtgtttattttatttctccCGGAATCTATTAGAGTATTCCTATAGAGGTTTTATTCTTTATTGTAATTTAACAAATACAATATGCCATACACTCTCTTGCAGGTAATGAGGGCCACAAGTACGTTCTGCGACGTATTCTTCGTCGAGGAGTTCACTACGGAAAGGAGATCCTAAAAGCAGATGAAGGATTTTTCAACGGGTAGGAAATTACGCTCGACTGTCATTGCATGTGTTGTGTTAATATTATCTCTTTTGCTGCTAgatcatgtttgttttattCTTGCCTCTTTGCAAATACAGTATATGTTTCTGCGCCTGAGCTTTGTCTGTGTGTTGACACTAATCAGTTTGCTCTTTTCACCTACAGACTTGTCAGTTCTGTCATTCGAGTGATGGGTGATACCTTTACGGAGTTGAAGGAACATGAGCAAAAATCACTGAGATAATAAAGGAAGAGGAAGCAAGCTTTTGCAAGACCTTGGCAAAGGTGAGAGCTAGCTCACTAAGTCGCAGCTTAATATTAGTGACAccttttttgtatatattgtttCCAATTTGCCACCATTCTGTCTAAATTATGTTGGTTGGAGTTGGACATAGTTCAGCATACCATAATCTATAGGGAGCCATTTTCTGAAAGAAGAATTGGTTTGACATGTTTGTCCTTATATTGTCCTTGTTATATAGGTGAgtatataaaaagaatatagGTGAGTATATGAACAGTTAGATTGATTCTATCTATTTTCACGGCAGGGAATTGAGAAATTTCAGAAAGCAGGACAGGCAGTTCAGGGGAATACACTGACATATCTACCTTTGTTGTGATGTATTGTTGCAGTATTTTCATATGTGATATTTGAATTTCCATCTCAACCTACtgtcttttcttctctttgcaGGATGCTTTTGTCTTATGGGCTACTTTTGGTTTCCCAATAGATTTAACTCAGGTACTTAGATCATTCGTATTTATTTCTATAAGTTTTTTTGCGTCatctttttaacttttattcCCCGGTTTCAGTTGATGGCTGAAGAAAGAGGATTGCTGGTTGATGTTGATGGCTTCAACAAAGCAATGGACGAGGCGAAGGAAATATTGAGAAGTGCCCAGAATAAGGtgcttcaatttttttttttcttaaagagtgtTTGGTGCCAATCTTCCGTGGGACTATAGATGAAGTTTAAATTGACATTATTTATTAACTTGCCCTTTTTCTTAGCAAGCTGGTGAGACCATCGTAATGGATGCTGATGCTACATCAACATTGCACAAAACTGGTGTGTTAGCAACAGATGGTTCTTCTAAATACATTTGGTTCCAGGTTTGTCCTACTTATTCCAGAGTTGTTTATTATGTTAACGTAAATAGAAAGGAGTTAGGGCACACATTTTTAATTGAACTTTGCTTAAAGTAAGCTTTTATTGAGCAATGATCCTACATCATTTTGCTACAGGATCACGAGAGTGAAGTAAAGGCGATGTACACGGGCTCTGCTTTCCTGGAAAGTTCAGCTGCTGGCGAGAAGGTGGGAATAGTGTTGGCGTCTACAAGTTTCTATCCATTACATTTGGTATGTAATTTAGTGTGCTAATTGGTTCATTTCTTGACTGGTGGCATGAAACTGCAGTCTTCATTATGTTCATCTTGGACATGTAGATAAAGTGACTTGCAAGGTATCTGTGGGAGATAAAGTGACTTGCAAGGTACGCTCCGCATCAATACAATTTTGTCTCATTCAGCGTATTTTGTAACACCTAATTTGTTTCTATATCCGTTTTCGATGTGTAGGTTGACTATGAGAGACGTAAACTCATTACTCCTAATCATACTTGTACACATATGCTGAATTTTGCCCTGAAGGTAtcattttctattatttaagTTACGTATTTTTTAATTGGTCTCAAAAGATTCATGTGCCATAAATTCAGGAAGTTTTCTCGGGGATCATATTGATCAGAAGGGATCAATAGTTCTTCCTGAAAAACTGCGATTTGATTTCTCCCATGGTACGTTCTTAAACAAgtcgtttttattttgatatggATTCTCTTTCATAATTGTCTATTGGGTTCCATAATTTCGAATAGGCAAGCCGGTTGATCCTGAAGATTTGAGAAAGATTGAATCCATAATGAATAAGCAGATCAAGGATGAATTGGATGTATTTTCCAAGGAATCGGTGCTTTCTGAAGCCAAGCGAATCAAAGGTCTTAGAGCATGTTTGGAGAAGTAAGCTGTACACCAGTTCTCGTACATTGcgtttttagtttggtttatatGAATTGTTAAAGCATTTTCTCTTACTTTATTTAGGTCTACCCTGATCCTGTCAGAGTGGTGTCAATTGGGAGACAGGTCGAGGACCTCCTGGCTGATCCTGAAAACGATGAATGGTCATCCCTTTCTTCTGAGTTTTGTGGAGGTTTGTTTCCCTGGGCTTTGGCTATTTGGACCTAaagattatttatttgatatttgagTAATGAGTATTGTATTACTTTGAAAATTGTTAGGAACCCACATAACAAACACTCGTGAAGCCAAAGCGTTTGATCTCCTAACGGAGGAGGGAATTGCTAAAGGTATTCGTAGGATAACTGTTGTGACTACTGAATGTGCTTTTGATGCATTGAATGAGGCGTCCTCACTTGAAAAAGAAGTTGAGGATGCATCAAAGCGGAGGGGTGCCCTGGAAAAGGTTCTCTCTCTCATCCCTTcacaatttaaaatcattacCTGCTCTATTCATGTCAAAGTTAATGTCTTCATTTTTGCATCTTCACAGAAACTCGCTGCTTTGAAAAGACGGGCAGACTCACCAACTATCCCAGCAGCCAAAAGAGCAGATATAAAGGCCAAGATTGCTCTGCTTCAGGTAAGCTCTTATTCAGCTCTTCACGGAGCAACTTTGTTCCGCCATCTACTTTTATTAGATTCCTGCTTAGTTCAATTTGCTTCTTTACATTGCAGTATGAAGTGAGGAAAGCTCAAAAGAAAATAGCTGAACAAAACCTGAAGAAATCTGTCAAAGTGGCCACAGAGGCAGCAGAGTCTGCTTCATCAGATGGGAAGACATTCTGCATTATTCCAGCTTGATGTAGGTCTTGATGCAGCAGCCGTGCGAGAGGCTGTTTCGAAAGTCATGGAAAAGAAGGTAAATCTCCATTTCCTTTAAGCATAACCTCTAGTAATTATTCATTGAAAAGGGTATAAAATAAAGGGTTTGTTGGTGAATCATCATGCAGGGAATGTCGATAATGGTGTTCAGCACAGATGAAACGACCAACAAGGCGGTTGTGTGTGCAGGAGTTCCTGACAAATCTGACAAGTTCAAGCAATTAGATGTCACTGAATGGCTGACAACTGCACTGGGTCCTCTAAAAGGGAAATGCGGAAAAGGGAAGAGCGGTCTCGCATCTGGACAGGTATGTGTCTGGGTTTTGGAGATCATGTGCTGATAATGGATCTCAATCTAGTTCCTCTTGAGAAATATATGGACGTAAGTTGACTCTTGGCATGTTGTTTTGGTTTCAGGGAACGGATGCTTCTCAAGTGAAGGCAGCTTTGGATCTGGCTGCATCATTTGCATCAATGAAACTCAACTGATTGGTCTGGAAATTATATAAATCTGCGTGGGCAGAACAACCACTTCTCATTTGATATCATTTTATACCATTTTACGATCTATTTGCCGTCTCAGTTCTTGTGACTTTGTGGTGATTACTTCAGTCAAAGTTAGCACAATTGGTGGTATTCTATTCCCTTTTTAGGTCACTCCGGTTTCTTTGTTTTAATGGTTAGCTTTCAGAAAAGTTTATAGGCTTGTTGGATATAGATTTAAATGAGATTTTAGAGTGGTTTAGCTAAAATTACATTAAATCTTTCACTTttcctaaaataattttttaacactTAAAATCACTTCAAAATTTCTATTCAATATATActtgttattttgttttaatttgaaatttttgactGTTTATTAgtttgataatattattttaattcgtCGGTTTAAGTGACCATCTCCTAAGAGCAAAATActgtttattttacttttattttattgttactTTTCTGTGTTatattcaaattgtttttttttattgtgggTGAATTAGTTTCAGATCAATTTAGTATTTTACAtcggtttgaatttttttaaagacgAGTTACCGTCAATTTTAACCTTTTTGGTATAATTCACATTCGCACTATTGAGCGAGTGAGCGCCAAGGAAGTATTAATTCTTCTTAGATGgtgtttatttttaaagcatCACTTTTCCTTATTTTTCCTCTTATTAAATCAACAATTAAAGCCGAATATATCATTGAAAGATATAATCGCGTATTAGAGAGATTTATGGTATTACTgacataattaatatacatattagGATTCTCTCTATTGATTGTGAATCTAAATAAACGTAGTAGTATATATACTTTGCCTTTGTTAATGGAATAGCACAACACATTTCCCTCATTCTATAAGAAATGGAGAGGTCAATTTCATATGTATTATTCGTCACCTTCTTTGTCATGTCTGCGCTAGGTATATTACATCTTCTAGTTTTCGTGTTTTTGGGTAGAATATACCTTCTACAGTTTTAAAACTTCTCACTATGATTCagttaacattttttatttaatacattaCACGCTTATTACTGCCAACAACTTTGCCTTGATTGTATATTTTGTTCTTGTAATGTATATGATTCTTGAACATTGTCAAAAACACAAGtcattttatacaaatatttatgttttctctGTATTTTTTATTACAGTTATGACTGAGGGACAAGGGAATTTGTGCAGAGATGGTCTAGGCACTTGTGAAAACTGTGACCAGAAATGTAAAACTAAGCACGGACCATCAAGCCAAAGCAACTGCGACCATAGTGTTGGAGTGGCACTATGCACGTGCTTTTACCAATGTACTCCTCCGAAACCTTCGCCGCCGCCGACACGGCCCACTTGCAACAATGGAACTACTCTATGCACTGAGTGTTCGGACAATTGCTGTGACACAAACTGCGCAAAGTCGAATAACGGTGGACATCGAATTGGTAATTCCATAGGTATTACACTAATACTCATCTTTGTTTGTGTCAGTACCCTTGCTAGAATTGATTAATTTAGaatcaatatttattatgtttcctTCATTAATTTTTGTTGTCTTGGATGATTCTTTTTGAAGCCTTTCCCGTATTCTTGTTGCTTGCGTTCGGGTGCTTGGGAAGTTTATGATGATGGTTATGCCGTGCCGTGCCGTGCCAGAGGAGAAATTTCAGCTCTCTTATGTCTGTTTGGATTTGGTGACTTGGAAACTTGCTCACCAAATTTCTACAAATGTGTTTCCTTgtttttttattcctttttgccaagtaaacatataaattaggcttttgtaaaccctaaaattttcatttatgaTATTGACAGTTTAGCAACAAAAAATGGTCATGCCGtgtctaaatgtttttattaattgatATTGCAATTTGACTGGTTGTAATAGTTGGTGAAGGTAATCTTGTTTACAGTTTTAGTTGAAGTAAGGTTGTAAAGGCACCGGTTCATATCCGGCTAATAGCTCCAGTTTTTATCCGACTTAGTCACCTAAAAGCTTGTCCGAGTCTTGTTTTGTGATTGTTCCATCCTAGTTTAGGATGATTTATTGTAATGGATCTTGTTCTTTggatatttaaattaaaactcAGATGACAAAAAAGAAAGTTTTATTGTCTTCTtccaaaatataagaaattttaaaaatatgcattAGATTCTTTTAAagacttaattttttttgtatgtcaAGGAATGAGGAGAACAACGAAGTCCATTTTCATTCCTAAAAGTTTACAACAATTATAAAGAAAGatagaacaaaaaatattttttttcacaaaatttggGAAGAACTAATAAGTAACAAAGATTTCATTATTCTTTCATAACTTTACTTTTCGTTCTTATTGTTTTTAGTGGTCTTAGTTAAAACCAAATGATTGTCTTCCCTAGTAATAAGGAAATTAGAAAAGTCATTATTTagaaaaagagaaaatcatTGATATGCAATGTCCATTGGGATTAAAAGATTTGGCCATTTAGCAAAACGATAATGAATTGACTTTGTCGCCAGTATTTTCTCGGacaaaacatttgttttgtttgtatgACTCAATATATCCATACTATAATTTGTGTAATTTTTCCGATAAGAATCCTTATGTTAGAAATTAGAACGGTTTAAATCATTGTTGCCTTTAGTGAAttataacataatttatttatcattCCGTTATATATaatccattttattttatataattttaaaaaattctagaTCAACGACACAATATTAGTTTCCCCATTATCACAAGTAATGCTTATTATCTGAAAATAGGTTTATCTAAACGTCTACAATTGTATATATGACAATGTAATACATACATAAAGTGATTTTCATAGAtaatatttaatgatttttataaaaaagatgTTCAGTTTGGAATCTATAAAACAATGTTGTACCTTCAAAAGCTTTCTTTCATGAATTGGATCTCTTCAAGAGATCTGATTATATTCAAATTAATAATTCTTTTGAGATGTTATCCCTTATAAATACGAATGAGTATATGATTGGTCTTATAATATTAACACTCTTTTCTTAATTCTATTAAATAATTAGAGTTTAATTATTAATGCATAAAATCATGAAAAGTTAAATGAAACTAAAACATCAGTAATGAAGAAACACATATTTAAACGTCACAGTACTCAAAAACAACACAAGGCACATGTTGAATCTTGTAGAAATCTTCACCACCAGATGCCAACTTATCTTTGAACGCCTTTGTCATGTTCCCAATCTCTACTTCTTGTAGTTTCTTCAAGAATCTAATTCCTTCAGGAACCGACTTCAGTTTCTTACAACACTTCAGCTCCAAAGAAACAAGACACATCATGGCACCATCTTCTACAACCCATTCTTCTAGATTCTCAAGCTGTGACAACGTCAAAGAACGCAGCCGAGGGAAACCATTTACAGAACAATGAAGTTTACTACCTACAAAAGATCCTTCAAACAGTTGAAGAATCTTCAAGTTTGGAAGCTTCTCAAGAACCAAAAGAGGATCATCCACTAATCGGCATTGCCACAACCGCAAGGCACCGAGATCAGAGGAGAAGCTCTGTTCCCCAGGTAGCTTTTCTAGTTGAAGGAACAGTTCCAGCTCAGATAGATTAGCAAAAGCAGAAACCAACTGTGTTATATCAACTGGTGGAGGCATAGGTTCGCAGGGAACGTTAATCGTCAAGCCACGGAGACGTTTCAAAACTCTACTTAAAGAAGAAACAACCTCAAAGTCTGTGTTCTGAGAAGAAAGATTGATAGACAATCTTCTAAGACTTGTCATTACCAGTAGATCCCTTGGATTGCATTGCCCAACAGGGAAGTCCCAGAGCTGTTGCAGGTTCCTTAGAGTACTCAAGTCCAGCTTCGTTCTTGGATCAAGTTCTGAAGGCATGCACAGATGTCTCAGCCTCTGTAGCTTCCATATCACATCTGGTATGTACAGCTTCCCCTTCACGAATAAGTCTAGAGTGATCATCAACGTTAAGTTTCCAATACGTGATGTTAGTTCCTTCACATTTGTCAATCTCAAACTAAAGTTTCTCAAATGGATGAGATCTCCTAGATCATCTGGCAACTTCCCTCCTTTGATTTGAGCTCCCTCAAGATCTAAAACTCTAAGGAGTTTCATATTTCTGAAGGAGATCTTACCAAGAAGTTCCCATTGACTTCCTTGATTTTTCATCAAATACACAAGAGATCTTATGCAGTTCACTTGAGAAAGTCTCTCCATCCTGTGTTCCTCTGCACCACCATGCAACTGTACAGAGATTCTGCGAGATGTGTTGGTCAAAAGAGACGGGAAATCTTCATCTTGTTGCCTTGAATCAACAACTTGCACAAAGCTCTCTTGTTCTGCTTTCTGTAAACAAACCTCCCTCATTAGATCATGCATACGACATGTCATAACTTCCGAGGTGACAATGTCTCTTTTTCCAACCATCACAATGCTTCTCTTCACTAACTCTTCAAGGTAATCTTGCCCTACATCCTCTACTGTCATCCCAGCTTCCACAGGCATAACCATTCCCTCTGCGATCCAGTAACTAACCAATGTTCCCACATGGACCTCAAAATCTTCAGGATAATGAGCAAAGTATAGGAAACACTGCTTTAGATGAGGAGGCAAGTCCTCATAACTCAAGGACAAAACATCTGCAACCATCATACTCTTACTTCCATTGCAACTACCTCCACTTGAAACAtatgttttgatgttttcttGCACTCTCTGCCATTGGTTCGATGTGTTTTTCATCGCCAAAAGTCCTCCTTGGACTGTAATAGCTAGAGGTAAACCTCCACACCTTATGGCCATCTGCTTCCCAATCTCCTCCAGTTTCTTGACCAACACTGGCTCTAAAACATGGTAAATACAAGTCTATTGTAAAATATGGTAAAGTCAAATGCTAAAGTAGAATTAGATTGTATTACCTAAATTTTCTCGTCCCTGTAGTGAAATTTTCTCCAACAGCTCCCAGCTCTCTTCATGTGTTAGCAATCTCGGCTCATGGAGTACACCTCTCGGATCAGCATAGAAAGCAACCTCTTTGTTCCTTGTGGTGAGTATTATGTTGCTTCCTGCAGTGTTATgacaaaataattttacttaTGATTCTGTGAAATGAAAGGATAATAGAACACTGAGTCGCATTTGATCATCAGCAAGTTACCTGTTTCATGTGGAAAGACGTGTTTCAAACCATCCCAGGCATCAGTGCCCCATATATCATCAAGCACAATGAGACATTTAGTCCTTTTTAAGAACCGATACAACTCCTCTCCAAGCTGTTCATCTCTCAAGCCAAGTATCCTCTGATTCTCATCTTTATAGCTAAGGTTCAAAAGAATCTCTTGCCAAACATGCCTCCGTCTAAACTCTTGAGAAACATATACCCAAGCAAACCTATCGAAATGACGCCTCACCATACAGTGATGAAACACCTGTTTGGCTAGAGTTGTCTTCCCCAAACCACCCATTCCGCAGATGGACATAACCCTTAGTTTCTCACCACCGGATACTAAATCATTCACTAACTTCTCAAGACTCTGCTCCAACCCAATAAGATTGTGCTCAACAGCATATGGAAAGGACTGCCTCTGTTCTCTTAAACACTTGAACAAACTCAAGCTTTCTCCGTCCATAGCTTCTTTTATGCCATAGTCTTTCATGCTTTCTGCTATCTTAGAAAGCCTGGAGGTGATCTCTTTAATCTTTGAGCTAACACTATGAAGTGAAACCGTCTCACCCAAAATGCAAGCAACCCTCCTGAACACCTTTTTGATTCCTTTTCCTTTCTTTGATTCTGCCTTGAGGAAAAATGCTTCTAGGACATCCTCTGCATCATAGGTAGCTTCTCTAATCTCTGCAATCCAATTACGCACTCTCTCGCTTTTACTCTGCTTCTCATCTGCATCTTTCAAGAAGCACCTCAAACGCTTGAGTTCGTCTTGCAGCTGCTTCACCTGGTCGCCTATACCAAACAAGAACAACGGTTCTTCA is part of the Raphanus sativus cultivar WK10039 unplaced genomic scaffold, ASM80110v3 Scaffold2499, whole genome shotgun sequence genome and harbors:
- the LOC108834053 gene encoding putative disease resistance protein At1g50180, with translation MAEAIVSVTVQKLGEFLLEEPLFLFGIGDQVKQLQDELKRLRCFLKDADEKQSKSERVRNWIAEIREATYDAEDVLEAFFLKAESKKGKGIKKVFRRVACILGETVSLHSVSSKIKEITSRLSKIAESMKDYGIKEAMDGESLSLFKCLREQRQSFPYAVEHNLIGLEQSLEKLVNDLVSGGEKLRVMSICGMGGLGKTTLAKQVFHHCMVRRHFDRFAWVYVSQEFRRRHVWQEILLNLSYKDENQRILGLRDEQLGEELYRFLKRTKCLIVLDDIWGTDAWDGLKHVFPHETGSNIILTTRNKEVAFYADPRGVLHEPRLLTHEESWELLEKISLQGRENLEPVLVKKLEEIGKQMAIRCGGLPLAITVQGGLLAMKNTSNQWQRVQENIKTYVSSGGSCNGSKSMMVADVLSLSYEDLPPHLKQCFLYFAHYPEDFEVHVGTLVSYWIAEGMVMPVEAGMTVEDVGQDYLEELVKRSIVMVGKRDIVTSEVMTCRMHDLMREVCLQKAEQESFVQVVDSRQQDEDFPSLLTNTSRRISVQLHGGAEEHRMERLSQVNCIRSLVYLMKNQGSQWELLGKISFRNMKLLRVLDLEGAQIKGGKLPDDLGDLIHLRNFSLRLTNVKELTSRIGNLTLMITLDLFVKGKLYIPDVIWKLQRLRHLCMPSELDPRTKLDLSTLRNLQQLWDFPVGQCNPRDLLVMTSLRRLSINLSSQNTDFEVVSSLSRVLKRLRGLTINVPCEPMPPPVDITQLVSAFANLSELELFLQLEKLPGEQSFSSDLGALRLWQCRLVDDPLLVLEKLPNLKILQLFEGSFVGSKLHCSVNGFPRLRSLTLSQLENLEEWVVEDGAMMCLVSLELKCCKKLKSVPEGIRFLKKLQEVEIGNMTKAFKDKLASGGEDFYKIQHVPCVVFEYCDV